Part of the Thunnus maccoyii chromosome 17, fThuMac1.1, whole genome shotgun sequence genome, TGTGGCCAAGAAATCAATTGTATTATGAGATTTTTAGACCAATCAAATTCCTGAGCTGCCAGTCAAGTAAGGAGTGTGTCTAATgttgtatgcagatgacaccgtaTTTGGTAAAGTAAAAGGATTTCAATTCTAACctgaatatattttgtgtgtgtatttgtatttgtctttataTACGTTATCACCAAGTAATGAAAAAGTTCTTGTGTGGTTCCAACCTGTAGatcttctgtttgtctgttcagGCGGCCCTGGCAGGATGAGCTCTCGATGTTGATATACTTGTACATGCTCTGGACATGGCTGACGGTGGCATTGATGCTGGAGGATAATGTCTCGATCTCCATCTCGATGGAGTTCAGACGACCATCCAAGGCAGAGAAACGTTCACCTGTCCGGTTTTCATAGTACCTAAAAGGGATGGTTGAGTGAGGGTTTCTTCCTGTACAGACATTGTTACTTCTAGAATGATAATACTCTTTCTTGCTTGTTGGTATACTATATATTAATCATGTTGTAGGGATTTACCTCCCATTTGGGCACAAAAATTGGTCCTCATGAGGTAAGTTTTTGTTGTATGGTAGGGTTAATTTTAGAGTTAATGTTAGAATTAGACTTAAGTCAAGGATAGGGTAAATATACTATAAGCCTTTAAGGAATTAATGCAAGTCAGTACAATTTTATCACAAGTATAGtggtagagctgcaacaattagccaattaattgatcaatagaaaattaatgGGCACCTATTTTGATAATATATTATTCTTTTtggtaatttttcaagcaaaaatgccaaatattctctggttccagcttctcagatttgaggattttgtgcttttatatgtaTAACAATCATTTCAAAATCCATAGGTATTGGACTATTGGtagaacaaaacaagcaaattgaaggtATCACAGAGAGCTCTATGAAATTGTGAATGagtttttttcacaatttttaacctttcataaaccaaacaactaatcaagaaaataatcggcaaATTGATTGATCATGAAAAACCTATATATATTAATACAAATTTCTGTGAATGTGTATCACCTGGAATGGTAGTGAAGGTCATGCATGTTCTCCTCATGTTCATCCATGAAAGAGGTCACATTATCGAGCTGCATCTGCAGGTTCatcacctgaaaacacacacacatatgtagtACTTCTATACTTATGAGGACCCACTGACATATGCTAGTCCCTAACAATCACAACTAATCCCGACCCATTCCCAAATTGGTGTGACAACTAGTGTTTAAGCTGCAAATAGATGTTTTAATTCTCAACCTGTTTGTGCAGTTCACaaggttctgtttttttatcagAAGTGTTTCCCTTCACATGCTATAAAACCTATCTGTAATACTGATctagacagaaaaataatgaactTGCATCCAGATCCTGAACCTCATATGTTCATGAATACATAAGACtaaacaaactcacacacacacacacacacacatacctgctGATTGAGGTCGTTGAGCATCTCACTGGACATGGCTATTCTCTGGTGATCTGCTACGATGTTGTTTTGGAGGAAGCGCATGTTTTGCACAGTGCTGCTAGCATTGGATTTCATCACGCTCAGAACTCGGCTGTAGTTCTGCCAGTCGCTGGTCAACTTCTGGAGGACCAGAGTCTCCTCTTCTGCTTTCCTCTGCAGGGCGTGTATCCACATTGAGCTGGAGAGCAGAAGGAAGCACAAAGGACATGTGAGGTGCAGTGGATAAAATGTCAAGCTATGTTCACATTATTGCCTTTATCAGACAGTGCTATATttgctatatttttctttttactaatGAATTTTTACTATTTTAGAAGCAGTCAAAAAGTGGATTATGACTAGATATTTTGAGAAACTCTTACACTGACTATCTGTTTGATTAATTTACCTACATGCCTGCTTGGCTGTAACCAGGAAATAAGTTTTCCCTGTTCGTAAATATGCTACAcattgcaaaaataaaaaggcatCTGGTGATATTATCATCCCACTAAATTTCTAATAGTATTTCATAACAGCATGGATGATAAAATCCTAAGTCATATACTGGTTTAAAGTCACAGCTGTGCCTTTGTCAAATGGGAAAACCCAGTTGTTATTCTTACTGTGGTTTGGCTCCATAAATAAAGATTTGCTTATGAGGCTTGTCAAAAAATGGCAATTATGACTAAGACCCTGGCTTCTTGCCTACTGTCAGCAATTGAAGTTCCCACTTTGCTCAGTTCAGTAAAAGGTCATGAACACATGCTGTAAATATAGCTGAAGAGAAATTATACTTATCTAGCAGTTGTGCTGTTTCTGATAATACCTTATGCACATTGTTCTGATTCAGGATTGTGGAAATTACTATCAAGTTTTAAGTTAAAAATACTCATTTCCGAGTTACAGTATCTGTCCAAATGTCTCTGCCCTCAGCTTTTCACTCACCTTAGCGCCACAGTGGTGTTAACTTGCTGTGCGGTAGCTTTGATGTCATACTGATCCTCTGTCAGAGTTTTCATCTTCTCGACAGTTTCCTCAATCACGTCCTTCCAGCCCTCCACCCGATCCAGGTATCTTTCCAGAGACTGATTGagaagtttgattgacatgagGTGGTTTTGCATGTCGCGAGTCAGCCGGGTGCTGGTGGCTTTTAGGGTGGTCTGGGTTTGAGAGGCATGGTCCAGGACCTGAGGGGGGATCAGAGAGGAGCGACAGATTGtacctgtattttttttggttgctaggatgataataaaaaatgaattcgATAAAAACTATGAGTCACTATTTTACGGTTAGTGCTGAGATGATTCAGTAATTTGCAGATTGAcagaagatttaaaaaacaattattctGACAATAAtttaagcttctcaaatgtgaggatctGCTGCTTCTCACAGttttaaataattgtaaattgagtatctttggattttggactgttgatagaatcaaaaaacaaaacaaaacaaaacaaaacaacttaaTTGTGATCCAATGTACCTGCTCCTGTCCCAGTATCATTTTCTGGATTTCTTCAAACTCTTTCTTCAGCCTGCTGATCTCCTCACTGTACAGAGTCACATCCAGACAGCCTGAGCAGTTAGAGGCTGAGCTCAGatctgagagacagacaaagaaaagaaagagagtgaacaTATGGCAGTGAGGCACTATGGGAAAAAAATTCTAGATGACTGTACATGTTATATAGCAAAATGTCTGGTAACCATATGTTTGCGAGAGAGAAAGATATCTTCTGAATTCCCCTGACATCACATTCAATCATCCTTACTGcttcacaaatcacaaatgaCCTTTAAAACctggtacatactgtatgcagtaTGTTTGCAGTTGACAGAACAATTTCACCACAAAGTCCATTTACAGTAGAAGCTGCTCTGGAGGTTTAATTCCTATCACACAATCTGAGGAAGACATTAAATGTTACTAAATTTAACTAAGTAAGTAAATAACTGGACCTTGCAGTGAGATTGTTTTTAATCAACTGCTCTTTCCTAGGTCAAGGATAAACTTTTAATCTCAATTTTTAAACCATCATGGATGAGAATCCTTTTGGTACTCAGATAAATGGATTTTTAAACATCTTTCATTCCAATTGCAACTGGCAAAAACACTCAAAAGCTCCAAATTAGCATCATTTTGTCAAATTAACTTCTGAACAATAAACAATCTCAAGGGTCtttgtattttgctttttttgttcttgatgattctttacagtaccagaaaacagctgttttaagCTCTTTGGTGCTATAAATGAATCAATTTAGAATGCTTCTGTACAGTAACATACCACAGTTTTTCTACATACATTACattcttaaaatatattttcatatattttaagaaTGTATGATGAAATTCTTCAAATCAGTAGgacagtaaattaaatttttaagtttttattttaaaaaatcaaactCTTCTTTTGATTGATTACTTCAATCTtcaaaaatccatttttttctgtgttatatCTGTAATTGCTGTATAAAGCCATGCTGACTCAGTATAAAAAAATGACCATTTGTGAGTCAAGCTATTTTACCCTCTATTCCTTGCTGAGCCGTGGTGATCTTCTTGTGGTAGACAGACTCCTTCTCAGCCAGGTTGTCAACCTTCCTGAACACTGCAGACACAAGAAAGTTAATATATTTAAGGAAGCATGTCCTGGaattttagaaatattaaatattaacataatattaaattcacttttaacatgaagaaCAAATGCTAACGTAATTCAAAAACAGCATTGAGCAGTATCACTAATCGTGGCACTCAGTGAGCCAAAATGACAAGAAAGGATGGTTGAATGTCGAAGAATAGATAATTTTACCTAATATcctaatttttccttttttcatatttgtaaaactttcctcgagctgagaaaagtaatttaaaaatctgtgacattaccacaatgtaaagtctatgggccaacagcagaaacattactgtgcatattcagtgggccgcacaacacAGAAGCAAACCTAGAAGCTAGAGACTTTTTTGGCGCATGCGCAAGGCAAGCAATTCCTACTGGACTAGTGCCATTTTCAGTCtagtatccagctcttataatacatctgTGATTACCATCACCAGTTCCTTGCTGTTAACAGGAAATAGGAAGTATTTTAaggagtaaaaacaaaaagttgtaATTTAAGCCCTGACAAGAAAACATGTCAAGTTTTCATTAGTTAACAAATGCAACTAAAACACTGATGAATGATGGTTTAGCCAGCTGGCCAGGTCCTGCCCCCCTCCTTACATATTTCCCAAAAGAGCAACAACAATTTTGTGAGTgtgagtttttgtgtgtttgagcataCATTTGTGAGTGTAAGTTTGTAACGCTGtgtatttgcacatttttttctgcatcctAACCACTGACTCAGGGGAATAATGTAGGTCTGCTTGCATTTATAAATGTTTCCATATGCGTTCTGCACATACCACCTATTAGCTCCTGTGACAGTGATGCTGAACATGACTCATGGCTTTTGATAGATTCTGTGCAATGATGCTAAAAGCAACAAACAAGATTGAATGAATTAATTCCATAAAACGCGATGTGTAAGATTGAGATTGAGAGATTGTGTGTAAATCTACCACTACAGTTTTCTATACACACAttacttgaaaaaatgtttttcccccaataaaatgtttcatcttgTAAA contains:
- the scara3 gene encoding scavenger receptor class A member 3, whose product is MKDNYGGYENQLFKEEDLTGEEEEIPSFRGRTRGGCVRCQQSHSLQLAVKVLYGFIAFLIITVAVLASLVFRKVDNLAEKESVYHKKITTAQQGIEDLSSASNCSGCLDVTLYSEEISRLKKEFEEIQKMILGQEQVLDHASQTQTTLKATSTRLTRDMQNHLMSIKLLNQSLERYLDRVEGWKDVIEETVEKMKTLTEDQYDIKATAQQVNTTVALSSMWIHALQRKAEEETLVLQKLTSDWQNYSRVLSVMKSNASSTVQNMRFLQNNIVADHQRIAMSSEMLNDLNQQVMNLQMQLDNVTSFMDEHEENMHDLHYHSRYYENRTGERFSALDGRLNSIEMEIETLSSSINATVSHVQSMYKYINIESSSCQGRLNRQTEDLQNMNNTVLLLLHLADTLRQQNMLLNVRLDMDVRNLSMVMEEMKLVDTHHTHIIKNLTILKGAPGPPGPKGNRGETGTKGPMGLTGSKGDRGPVGSRGSPGEKGPIGLKGVPGETGPSGNRGAVGAKGAKGSLGQPGLRGERGQKGDMGPSGKDGLPGPTGPQGIQGQAGLPGIIGPTGPRGKPGPVGPPGPPGTPGPPGLPYPHDQLNIQQRTEPAAGSKRQ